A stretch of Paenibacillus mucilaginosus 3016 DNA encodes these proteins:
- a CDS encoding sensor histidine kinase encodes MNRLHTRFALLIVSIAAGILLISTVSIMLGTHYHLSMYQGQTQGMNHDLPQLDYHLEQALLQSILWTFAGSVILSILIAVYTARRLSAPLVNMKRVAEQMTDGQLDVRARVRGRDELAELGASLNKLAEQLSIQNRLRKTMTEDIAHELRTPLTTLKSHMRAFEDGVWEPTPERIHSCYEEIERLTRLVAELEELTYMESPEFRMECRDENLHYLLANGVELVSAAYLEKKVELSLSCPADLKLEADRGRITQILVNLLSNALAFTPPGGAVRVHAEESFVHGKPSIHLRVEDTGTGIPEEDLPYIFERLYRGEKSRSRRTGGSGLGLTIVKRLVAAHGGQVWAENGQGAVFHIRLPRKKETSQEPSRSTQDLQK; translated from the coding sequence GTGAACAGGCTGCATACCCGCTTTGCCCTGCTCATCGTGTCGATTGCGGCGGGGATTCTGCTGATCTCTACGGTCAGCATCATGCTTGGCACCCATTACCATCTGTCCATGTATCAGGGGCAGACGCAGGGGATGAACCATGATCTGCCGCAGCTTGACTATCATCTGGAGCAGGCGCTGCTCCAGTCGATCCTGTGGACCTTCGCCGGCTCGGTCATTCTCTCCATTCTGATTGCGGTGTATACGGCAAGGCGCCTCTCGGCGCCTCTGGTCAACATGAAGCGGGTCGCGGAGCAGATGACGGACGGGCAGCTGGATGTCCGGGCCCGGGTCCGCGGGCGGGACGAGCTGGCGGAGCTGGGGGCGTCGCTCAACAAGCTGGCGGAGCAGCTCAGCATCCAGAACCGACTGCGCAAGACGATGACGGAGGATATCGCCCACGAGCTGCGTACCCCGCTGACCACACTGAAGAGCCACATGCGCGCCTTCGAGGACGGCGTCTGGGAGCCTACGCCGGAGCGCATTCACTCGTGCTACGAAGAGATCGAACGGCTGACCCGGCTTGTTGCCGAGCTGGAGGAGCTTACGTATATGGAGTCGCCGGAGTTCCGGATGGAGTGCAGGGACGAGAATCTGCATTACCTCCTTGCCAACGGGGTGGAGCTGGTGTCTGCGGCTTATCTGGAGAAGAAGGTCGAGCTCTCCCTCAGCTGTCCTGCGGACCTGAAGCTGGAAGCGGACCGGGGCCGGATCACCCAGATTCTGGTCAATCTGCTGTCCAATGCGCTGGCCTTTACCCCGCCGGGGGGAGCCGTCCGTGTCCATGCCGAAGAGAGCTTTGTTCATGGGAAGCCTTCCATTCATCTGAGGGTGGAAGACACCGGTACCGGGATTCCGGAGGAGGATCTGCCTTATATTTTCGAGCGGCTGTACAGGGGCGAAAAGTCGCGCAGCCGGAGAACCGGAGGCAGCGGGCTGGGTCTTACGATCGTCAAGAGGCTGGTTGCGGCACACGGCGGACAAGTGTGGGCGGAGAACGGCCAAGGGGCCGTCTTTCATATCCGGCTGCCGCGGAAGAAAGAGACTTCACAGGAGCCAAGCCGTTCTACACAGGATCTTCAAAAGTGA
- a CDS encoding ATPase P → MDDLLKSDKNGSKVEFEFTFNGTAMFAAVDGSYAGPVAVIDTLKEKSKESVGRLKELGIEVIMITGDNRRRRKPSWEK, encoded by the coding sequence ATGGATGATTTGCTGAAATCAGATAAAAACGGAAGCAAGGTGGAATTCGAGTTCACCTTCAACGGGACGGCCATGTTCGCAGCCGTTGACGGTTCTTATGCAGGCCCGGTGGCTGTGATCGATACGCTCAAGGAAAAGTCGAAGGAATCGGTCGGCCGGCTGAAGGAGCTCGGCATCGAAGTCATCATGATCACCGGCGACAACCGGCGACGGCGGAAACCATCGTGGGAGAAGTAA
- a CDS encoding response regulator transcription factor, translating into MKTILVVDDEDKIRDVVVSYLQKEGFRTLEAGAGREALGILQREHVDLIVLDLMLPDMDGEQVCQAVRAVNSVPILMLTAKVSENSRIRGLSLGADDYVVKPFDPREVVARVRTILRRSDDTQLLADRLVFGGGELVIDSLKRLVLRQGEPVNLTPNEYKLLLSLAKYPQRHFTREELIQKVLGYEFEGDMRTIDQHVKNLRQKLEEDPRNPRYIVTVYGAGYRFTGGAR; encoded by the coding sequence ATGAAAACGATTCTGGTAGTAGATGATGAAGATAAAATTCGGGATGTCGTCGTGTCGTATCTTCAGAAGGAAGGCTTCCGGACGCTGGAAGCCGGTGCGGGCAGGGAAGCACTCGGGATCCTGCAGCGCGAGCATGTCGATCTGATCGTTCTCGACCTGATGCTGCCCGATATGGACGGGGAGCAGGTATGCCAGGCGGTCCGCGCCGTGAATTCGGTGCCGATCCTCATGCTGACGGCGAAGGTGTCGGAGAACAGCCGGATCCGGGGGCTGTCCCTCGGGGCGGACGACTACGTGGTCAAGCCGTTCGATCCCCGCGAGGTCGTCGCCCGGGTCCGGACGATCCTGCGGCGCTCCGATGACACCCAGCTGCTGGCGGACCGGCTGGTCTTCGGCGGGGGGGAGCTCGTCATCGATTCCTTGAAGCGCCTGGTCCTCCGGCAGGGTGAGCCGGTCAATCTGACGCCGAACGAATACAAGCTGCTGCTCAGTCTCGCCAAGTATCCGCAGCGGCATTTTACAAGGGAAGAATTGATCCAAAAGGTACTGGGCTATGAGTTCGAAGGGGATATGCGGACGATTGACCAGCATGTGAAGAACCTCCGGCAGAAGCTGGAGGAGGATCCCAGGAATCCGAGATATATCGTTACGGTGTATGGTGCCGGCTACCGCTTCACGGGAGGTGCCCGGTGA
- a CDS encoding four-helix bundle copper-binding protein, producing MSHERFHACIEECIRCMQACNHCYYACLEEEHAAMMKECIRLDRECAELCAFAAQAMSMSASYAMDVCRLCAQACEACAEECRRHDHAHCRRCAEACLSCAEACRTMLA from the coding sequence ATGTCACACGAGCGGTTCCATGCGTGTATTGAAGAATGCATCCGCTGCATGCAGGCGTGCAACCACTGTTATTACGCCTGTCTGGAGGAAGAGCATGCCGCGATGATGAAGGAATGCATCCGGCTCGACCGGGAGTGCGCGGAGCTCTGCGCTTTCGCCGCGCAGGCGATGTCCATGAGCGCTTCGTACGCCATGGACGTCTGCCGGCTCTGTGCGCAGGCCTGCGAAGCCTGCGCGGAGGAATGCCGCAGGCACGATCATGCCCACTGCCGGCGCTGTGCCGAAGCCTGCCTCTCCTGCGCGGAGGCGTGCCGCACCATGCTGGCATGA
- a CDS encoding F510_1955 family glycosylhydrolase, which produces MNGILGLENGRTGTYLTTKGGAILKKIIILALAAAMSAGVTACAKKPAAEEHGAHEHEAAEGTAFLHIHGLGYSRDGERLYIPVHNGIKIYAGGAWSDAPGDKHDYMGFSAADNGFYSSGHPAEGTRYKNPLGLIRSTDEGQSITVLALEGEVDLHGMAVSYRTHTLYALNPEPNSKMKQQGLFYSRDEGKTWTPAAMAGVSGQITSLAVHPSDDKISAIGTTAGTYVSRDYGQTYAQLDPKPASALTFTDQGELLIGSTGAVELRKVNPGTGQAESWKPASAGEAITYISANPADPKKAAYTTEKKNVYVTSDGGATWTQIAEEGQAADGK; this is translated from the coding sequence GTGAACGGTATACTGGGTCTGGAGAACGGAAGGACAGGAACATACCTGACTACGAAAGGAGGAGCCATTCTGAAAAAGATCATCATCCTGGCGCTGGCGGCTGCCATGTCGGCCGGCGTCACCGCCTGTGCCAAAAAGCCGGCGGCAGAAGAACACGGAGCCCACGAGCATGAGGCGGCGGAAGGTACGGCCTTCCTGCATATTCACGGACTGGGCTATTCCCGGGACGGGGAGCGGCTCTATATCCCGGTACATAACGGCATCAAGATCTATGCAGGCGGGGCATGGAGCGACGCACCGGGCGACAAGCATGATTATATGGGCTTCTCGGCGGCCGACAACGGATTCTACAGCAGCGGCCACCCGGCGGAGGGAACGCGGTACAAGAATCCGCTCGGCCTGATCCGGAGCACGGATGAGGGCCAATCCATTACCGTATTGGCTCTGGAAGGCGAAGTCGATCTGCACGGCATGGCGGTAAGCTACCGGACGCATACCCTGTATGCGCTGAACCCGGAGCCGAATTCGAAGATGAAGCAGCAGGGCTTGTTCTACAGCAGGGACGAAGGAAAGACCTGGACGCCTGCTGCCATGGCGGGCGTATCCGGTCAGATCACGTCGCTGGCGGTTCATCCGTCCGACGATAAGATCTCAGCCATCGGGACAACGGCAGGCACCTATGTATCCCGCGACTACGGACAGACCTACGCGCAGCTCGATCCGAAGCCGGCAAGCGCGCTGACGTTCACGGATCAGGGGGAACTGCTCATCGGGAGCACGGGGGCGGTGGAGCTGAGGAAGGTCAACCCCGGCACCGGGCAGGCCGAGAGCTGGAAGCCCGCTTCCGCAGGGGAGGCGATCACGTATATCTCGGCGAACCCTGCCGACCCGAAGAAAGCGGCTTACACCACGGAGAAGAAGAATGTCTACGTGACTTCGGACGGAGGAGCCACCTGGACGCAGATCGCCGAAGAAGGACAGGCAGCAGACGGTAAATAA
- a CDS encoding cell wall-binding repeat-containing protein, whose product MKIMKRMLQAGMMTAAAVLVLTGCLKAADSASQHEGHNMGNTGQQGAAAPASTGQPWIASKNTTRINTSDPAEAAVLVSRTLWPATGDANRPGGIVLANADEWQTALASADLIHHPNNGPVLFVKKDGIPEVTLNELKRLKPAGVEMNGGIQVVLVGDLEAKVEEQVKGLGFKTDKIPGGTPAAVAKAIDAYYSKVTKEVPPSVIVGSMDSQEYTMPAVNWIAHMPEPLLYVKKDEVPQETADALKARGGKANVYILGPESVVSAKVEQELGQYGRVVRIAGNDPYENAVAFAKYKDPATDFGWGITTPGHNFSFVSKAAPGLALAAAPFSHLGKHAPLLWTDKEKMPESVHQYVMSLQPKFKKSPTEGPYNHAWLTGGEDVLSAAAQGEIDTMLEIVSESGEGHGAHGAGSAAGAASEARTPAETPKADAAGAGGHEGMHH is encoded by the coding sequence ATGAAAATCATGAAAAGGATGCTCCAGGCAGGGATGATGACGGCCGCGGCGGTATTGGTGCTGACGGGGTGCCTGAAGGCGGCGGATTCGGCCTCGCAGCATGAGGGGCATAACATGGGGAACACGGGGCAGCAGGGCGCCGCGGCTCCGGCAAGCACCGGACAGCCCTGGATTGCTTCCAAGAACACGACGCGGATCAACACAAGCGATCCGGCGGAAGCCGCGGTGCTCGTCTCCCGAACCCTCTGGCCGGCGACCGGTGACGCGAACCGGCCGGGCGGCATCGTCCTGGCGAATGCGGACGAGTGGCAGACGGCGCTGGCCAGTGCGGACCTGATTCATCATCCGAACAACGGGCCTGTGCTGTTCGTGAAGAAGGACGGCATCCCGGAGGTTACGCTCAATGAGCTGAAGCGGCTGAAGCCTGCCGGTGTAGAGATGAACGGCGGCATTCAGGTGGTGCTGGTCGGTGACCTGGAGGCCAAGGTGGAGGAGCAGGTGAAGGGGCTGGGGTTCAAGACGGACAAGATCCCGGGCGGTACGCCGGCTGCCGTCGCGAAGGCCATCGATGCGTACTATTCGAAGGTGACGAAGGAGGTTCCCCCATCGGTGATCGTCGGTTCGATGGACAGCCAGGAGTACACGATGCCGGCTGTGAACTGGATCGCCCATATGCCGGAGCCGCTGCTCTATGTGAAGAAGGATGAGGTCCCGCAGGAGACCGCAGACGCCCTGAAGGCCCGCGGCGGCAAGGCGAACGTGTACATTCTCGGTCCCGAATCGGTCGTGTCCGCGAAGGTGGAGCAGGAGCTCGGCCAGTACGGCAGGGTCGTCCGGATCGCAGGGAACGATCCGTATGAGAACGCCGTCGCCTTCGCGAAGTACAAGGATCCGGCCACCGATTTTGGCTGGGGGATTACGACACCTGGGCATAACTTCTCCTTCGTGAGCAAGGCGGCGCCCGGGCTGGCGCTGGCGGCGGCACCGTTCTCACATCTGGGCAAGCATGCGCCCCTGCTCTGGACGGACAAGGAGAAGATGCCGGAGAGCGTGCACCAGTATGTGATGTCCCTGCAGCCGAAGTTCAAGAAGTCGCCGACCGAGGGGCCGTACAACCATGCGTGGCTCACGGGCGGCGAGGATGTGCTGAGCGCCGCGGCGCAGGGCGAGATCGATACGATGCTCGAGATCGTATCGGAGTCCGGCGAGGGCCATGGAGCGCATGGCGCGGGAAGTGCAGCCGGGGCAGCGTCCGAAGCACGCACGCCGGCAGAGACGCCGAAGGCGGACGCTGCAGGCGCCGGCGGGCATGAGGGAATGCATCACTGA
- a CDS encoding TrmH family RNA methyltransferase: MERKGTGRTGAEEVIRSLQNPRVKQWTELQSRKGREKTGRFVVEGHHLVQEALQSDAMPDTVVYSAERRDSCRELLEEAERQGIECVAVGEEVLAKCTDTGTPQPVFAVVPKLSWRPQDLLKASEQGGLVAVVDGMQDPGNLGTIIRSADAVGASGVLLGKGTVDLYNPKTVRSTMGSMFHLPVVQGDLTEWLPAAAERGVQVVSTSLQGAVSCYEHDFRKPTWFVIGNEGQGVSPEVQALAQHNVLIPMSGRAESLNAAMAATVVLFEAMRQRRMGL, encoded by the coding sequence ATGGAGCGAAAAGGAACAGGGAGAACGGGAGCGGAGGAAGTCATCCGCTCTCTTCAGAATCCGCGGGTCAAGCAGTGGACTGAGCTGCAGAGCCGCAAGGGGCGGGAGAAAACGGGACGCTTCGTAGTCGAAGGGCATCATCTCGTGCAGGAAGCGCTGCAGTCCGATGCCATGCCGGACACGGTGGTCTATTCGGCGGAGCGGCGGGACAGCTGCCGGGAGCTGCTCGAGGAAGCGGAGCGGCAGGGCATCGAATGTGTGGCGGTCGGCGAAGAGGTGCTCGCCAAGTGCACGGATACGGGGACGCCGCAGCCGGTCTTCGCGGTGGTGCCGAAGCTGTCGTGGCGGCCGCAGGACCTGCTCAAGGCCAGCGAGCAGGGCGGCCTGGTTGCCGTCGTGGACGGCATGCAGGACCCGGGCAACCTCGGCACGATTATTCGCAGCGCGGATGCTGTGGGGGCCTCGGGCGTGCTGCTCGGCAAGGGCACCGTGGACTTGTACAACCCCAAGACGGTCCGCTCGACGATGGGATCGATGTTCCACCTGCCTGTTGTGCAGGGGGACCTCACGGAGTGGCTGCCTGCCGCGGCGGAGCGCGGGGTACAGGTCGTGAGCACGTCGCTCCAGGGAGCGGTCTCGTGCTACGAGCATGACTTCCGCAAGCCGACGTGGTTCGTCATCGGCAACGAAGGGCAGGGCGTCTCACCGGAGGTGCAGGCTCTGGCGCAGCATAACGTGCTGATCCCGATGAGCGGACGTGCCGAATCGCTCAATGCGGCGATGGCCGCCACGGTCGTGCTGTTCGAGGCGATGAGGCAGAGGCGCATGGGCCTGTAA
- a CDS encoding MDR family MFS transporter: MLANLLRSGRDRTTLFLREYHPIVHVLLLGTIMARVASSMSMPFLAIYLAKQSGLSPLLIGAIIGLGSLAGTIGGFVGGALSDRFGRKSILMAALLAWAAVFTGFALAKAPLAFMLLNILNGLARSLYEPVSQALMADITPPEKRLNMFSLRYLAINIGVAIGPLLGAYAGAAQAWLPFLLTGLIYLLYAAALYVLLQTFGIRRIEGERRSPVTVRSAWRVITRDTVFRYYIAASVIGALSYSQMMVTLSQYVEGKVAEGAALFALLMTLNAVTVVALQVPLTRLFQPRGPLLTITAGTLLFALGDVGYALAGSWWAFMFSMFLFTLGEILTYPAGNVLIDKLAPEEMRGTYYGAQSFSGLGHFIGPVLGGFLLTAYGGETLFALMAAVTLGGLVFYWRGYRLFEAARREQAD, encoded by the coding sequence ATGCTCGCAAACCTGCTGCGGTCCGGACGAGACCGTACCACCCTGTTCCTCAGGGAGTACCACCCTATCGTCCACGTGCTGCTCCTCGGCACGATTATGGCCCGGGTCGCTTCCTCCATGAGCATGCCTTTCCTTGCGATCTACCTGGCCAAGCAGTCGGGCCTCAGCCCCCTGCTTATCGGCGCCATTATCGGCCTCGGCTCGCTGGCCGGCACGATCGGCGGCTTCGTCGGCGGCGCACTATCCGACCGTTTCGGCCGCAAGAGCATTCTCATGGCCGCCCTGCTGGCATGGGCGGCGGTCTTCACCGGCTTCGCGCTGGCCAAGGCGCCGCTGGCCTTCATGCTGCTCAATATTCTGAACGGCCTCGCCCGTTCGCTCTATGAGCCGGTGTCCCAGGCGCTGATGGCGGACATCACGCCGCCGGAGAAGCGGCTGAACATGTTCTCGCTGCGCTACCTGGCCATCAATATCGGCGTGGCCATCGGCCCGCTGCTTGGCGCCTATGCCGGGGCGGCGCAGGCCTGGCTGCCGTTTCTGCTCACCGGCCTCATCTATCTCCTCTACGCGGCCGCACTGTATGTGCTGCTGCAGACCTTCGGCATCCGCCGGATCGAAGGGGAGCGCCGCAGCCCGGTGACGGTCCGTTCGGCATGGCGCGTCATCACCCGGGATACTGTCTTCCGCTATTATATCGCCGCTTCCGTCATCGGCGCGCTCAGCTACTCCCAGATGATGGTGACCCTCTCCCAGTACGTGGAAGGCAAGGTCGCCGAGGGTGCCGCGCTGTTTGCCCTGCTCATGACCCTGAATGCCGTCACGGTCGTCGCACTGCAGGTGCCGCTCACCCGCCTGTTTCAGCCGAGAGGCCCGCTCCTGACCATTACGGCCGGGACGCTCCTGTTCGCCCTCGGAGATGTGGGCTACGCGCTCGCAGGCTCCTGGTGGGCGTTCATGTTCTCCATGTTCCTCTTCACGCTCGGGGAGATCCTCACCTACCCGGCCGGGAACGTGCTGATCGACAAGCTTGCGCCCGAGGAGATGAGGGGGACCTACTACGGCGCCCAGTCGTTCTCCGGACTCGGACACTTCATCGGGCCGGTCCTTGGAGGCTTCCTGCTGACGGCTTACGGGGGAGAGACCCTCTTCGCGCTGATGGCCGCTGTGACGCTGGGCGGCCTTGTCTTCTACTGGCGGGGATACCGGCTGTTCGAAGCCGCCCGAAGAGAGCAGGCCGACTGA
- a CDS encoding potassium channel family protein has product MKKQFVVIGMGRFGTSVAKTLSNLGFEVLAIDSDEIRTQEISNIVTHVVQADSTDEEALRALGLRNFDVVVVAIGEDIQASILTTIILKEMGVPKVIVKAQTELHGKVLRKVGADKVVFPERDMGQRVAHHLISSNIIDYIELSEDYSIVEILASGQLVGKTLRQLDIRAKFGCNVMGIKTGDRMNIAPYADDMIKENDILVVVGKNTDLQHFEMTFGE; this is encoded by the coding sequence ATGAAAAAACAATTTGTCGTCATCGGGATGGGCCGCTTCGGTACTTCCGTAGCCAAAACGCTGTCCAATCTGGGATTCGAAGTGCTTGCGATCGACAGCGATGAGATCCGGACACAGGAGATTTCGAACATCGTCACGCATGTGGTACAGGCGGATTCAACGGACGAAGAAGCGCTGCGGGCGCTCGGACTGCGAAATTTCGACGTGGTGGTGGTTGCCATCGGCGAAGATATCCAGGCGAGCATCCTTACGACTATCATACTCAAAGAAATGGGCGTACCGAAGGTCATCGTCAAGGCGCAGACCGAGCTTCACGGCAAAGTGCTCCGAAAGGTTGGTGCCGACAAGGTGGTCTTCCCGGAGCGCGACATGGGCCAGCGGGTCGCTCATCACTTGATCTCATCCAATATCATCGATTATATTGAACTGTCGGAAGATTACAGCATCGTCGAGATCCTGGCTTCGGGGCAGCTGGTCGGCAAAACCCTGCGCCAGCTCGATATCCGGGCGAAGTTCGGGTGCAACGTAATGGGAATCAAGACCGGCGACCGGATGAATATCGCCCCTTATGCGGATGATATGATCAAGGAGAATGACATTCTGGTCGTGGTCGGGAAGAATACGGATCTGCAGCATTTTGAAATGACGTTCGGAGAGTAG
- a CDS encoding MarR family winged helix-turn-helix transcriptional regulator: MESDQILELRAHIQQFVRQFGLLEGHVTPCGYPLSVSQVYALQELENRQMSVTELAGCLHLERSSVSRLADGLVKEGFVSRAVNEANRRETLLSLTDKGVRVLGQVREQSLQFFGRVFGGFSDEEHASVCAALAALNAALSRHQGKEGPHGT, translated from the coding sequence TTGGAGTCGGATCAAATCTTGGAGCTGAGAGCGCATATTCAGCAGTTCGTCCGGCAGTTTGGCCTGCTGGAGGGACATGTCACCCCCTGCGGGTATCCCTTATCCGTATCCCAGGTCTATGCCCTGCAGGAGCTGGAGAACCGGCAGATGTCGGTTACGGAACTGGCCGGCTGCCTGCATCTGGAACGGAGCTCGGTCAGCCGGCTGGCCGACGGACTCGTCAAGGAGGGATTCGTCAGCCGGGCCGTCAACGAAGCGAACCGGCGGGAAACCCTCCTCTCCTTGACGGATAAGGGCGTGCGGGTCCTCGGCCAGGTACGGGAGCAGTCCCTGCAGTTCTTCGGCCGGGTCTTCGGCGGTTTCTCGGACGAGGAGCATGCTTCCGTCTGTGCGGCACTCGCCGCATTAAATGCCGCCCTCTCCCGCCATCAAGGCAAGGAGGGGCCTCATGGAACCTAA
- a CDS encoding glycoside hydrolase family 88/105 protein, translated as MREIIQHELKKVINQLLHLKRPDNEVHLKELSDEGTALGYFPRDFGMDEWDWPQGIGLYGLNKLTNQEGFDGYRDFFVKWTKEQMERGLPLKNVNTTAPLLTLMDLPEVEALAQEWMQWVINECPRTKENGIQHVTSGNTSKYELNLHDQEIWIDTLFMVVLFTAKMGKTYDNPVWMNEAAYQFELHIQRIFNPDNSLFFHGYDFNHGNNFSEAHWCRGNSWFTLAAPELFEIMQDSIPAQTRDLILRTYKAQVDKLVELQHENGLWHTLLDDRDSYTEVSGSAAITAGILKGIRLGLLDSGYLAPCRKAIAAVLKNISEDGTVSNVSAGTPICARKEDYKNIVFAPTAYGQALVIVLLAEALYHAEL; from the coding sequence ATGCGGGAAATCATCCAACACGAATTAAAAAAAGTCATCAATCAGCTGCTGCATCTGAAAAGACCGGATAACGAGGTTCATTTGAAAGAATTGTCCGATGAGGGCACGGCTCTGGGTTACTTTCCGCGCGACTTCGGTATGGACGAATGGGACTGGCCGCAGGGCATCGGCTTGTATGGCCTGAATAAACTTACAAACCAGGAAGGCTTTGACGGATACCGGGACTTCTTCGTGAAGTGGACGAAGGAACAAATGGAGCGCGGGCTCCCCCTCAAGAATGTGAATACGACTGCGCCGCTGCTTACCCTGATGGACCTGCCTGAGGTGGAAGCGCTTGCTCAAGAATGGATGCAGTGGGTGATCAACGAGTGTCCGCGGACGAAAGAAAACGGGATTCAGCATGTCACCTCCGGCAATACTTCGAAATACGAGTTAAACCTGCACGATCAGGAAATCTGGATCGATACTTTGTTTATGGTTGTACTGTTCACCGCCAAAATGGGCAAAACCTACGATAACCCGGTATGGATGAATGAGGCTGCTTATCAATTCGAGCTTCATATCCAGCGTATTTTCAACCCGGATAACTCCCTCTTCTTCCATGGATACGATTTCAATCACGGGAACAATTTCAGCGAAGCGCATTGGTGCCGGGGCAACAGCTGGTTTACCTTGGCCGCCCCTGAATTGTTTGAAATTATGCAGGATTCGATCCCGGCCCAAACCCGTGACCTTATTCTGCGTACCTATAAGGCTCAAGTCGACAAATTGGTGGAACTGCAGCATGAGAACGGACTTTGGCACACCCTCCTCGACGACCGGGACAGCTACACGGAGGTATCCGGCTCGGCTGCAATTACGGCGGGCATATTGAAAGGGATCCGCCTGGGCTTGCTCGATTCGGGTTACCTGGCACCGTGCCGCAAAGCGATTGCCGCGGTACTGAAGAACATCTCCGAGGATGGCACGGTGTCAAACGTCTCGGCCGGAACCCCGATCTGCGCCCGGAAGGAAGACTATAAAAACATTGTCTTCGCACCGACGGCCTACGGTCAGGCCTTAGTGATCGTGCTCTTGGCCGAAGCGCTGTATCATGCTGAACTTTAA
- the sspI gene encoding small acid-soluble spore protein SspI, giving the protein MNLNLRQAIVQRVTDKTDEEIFEIIADSVDGEERVLPGLGVLFEIIWKNSGSDVQNQLVTTLREHLA; this is encoded by the coding sequence ATGAACTTAAATCTGCGGCAGGCGATTGTTCAACGGGTGACTGACAAGACCGACGAAGAAATCTTCGAGATTATAGCGGATTCGGTGGATGGGGAAGAACGTGTCCTTCCGGGACTCGGCGTGCTGTTCGAGATCATCTGGAAGAACAGCGGAAGCGATGTGCAGAACCAGCTCGTGACCACGCTGCGGGAGCACTTGGCTTAG